From the genome of Botrytis cinerea B05.10 chromosome 7, complete sequence:
AAAGCTATCACTATTACTAGAACGCTCTGTCTTAATTGAGTTTCAATCTTTAGTTTTCTTAGTTGCCTCTTaataattcttgatttcttttgtcCTTTTCGGCACTTCAATCATCCCGTTTCACGTCAAATCACGTCGTCAcagcttttcttcttctcatatcTTTCACGGCaacctttctcttcttctggtcCAAGTTTGTTCAAGTTTATAGCAGCTTGGATAGATTCAAACTAGAATTCTACCACCAGTTCTAACTCACCGAGCCTCCTCTTTCTCGTGAACTCTGTCCATCTGACACTTCTGCAACCTCGATTCGATCCACTTCCTACCTACATCAGCCTTTCACGAGCCTTCAGCAGTACCAAAAATCACTTGAATAACTCCTATACCACccaattttgattatttgggTCTTTTCACAACTAGCTGCATAGACCTACTGCTTATTACTTAACTGCAAGTTATCGATCACTTTAAACTCTACTCATATTTTTCATCCACTCAGTTGCATGTCCCCAATCTATGAGAGTGATTCAAGCTGGTTGTCAAGAACTTAAAAATTGTGTATAATTTCTCAACGACTATAGATTGCTAATCTTTGATACATAGTCTCTAATtagattttcttatttttcaAGTCGTCTGACTGAGCCTCAGACTTGACTTTAGAATGTTACTCTGCTTCCCTCTAAAACAGTATTTTGGCCATACAAAAACCGACACCGACACCGAACCCAGAACTTTCATACATCTTGTGCGACACGGAGAAGCATACCACAATCTAGGACACAtcaacaaaaaaatcaaCCCTAAATCTTACGACATCCAAGATCCCTATCTTACCCATAAAGGCATCGAACAAGCCAAATCTACCAGGCAGCAAATGACAAAACGTTGTCCTGTCCCCAACCTCGTGCTCACATCCCCTTTAATTCGCACTCTCGAGACTTCACTCCACATTTTTCCTTTCGCCAATGACGTTAGTATCTATCCACAGCCGCAAATCGTCGCATATGATGAATTAAGGGAGAATGGAACATATTTGTGCAATGTTCGCCAGAAAACGTTTGATTTAACCAATAATTATGAACACAAAGGGGTGGATTTTACTGCGCTATCGCCTGTTGTTCCGCCGATGAAGTGTGTACTTCGCGGGAAACAGCGTGCGGAAATTGTTCGGAAGCAAATACTAGTCATTTCGAAGCTTATAAGAAAAGAAGGTGGGCTTTGGAAAGGGGTATATATACAGGGTGCTGGTCGGGATATTGTACCACATCTGCAGGTCGAGCAGGATATACATATTGTGGTGGTTTCTCATGGGTCTTTCATGGAGTATTTGCTTCCACGTGAGCTGTGTTACTTTCTCGTCGATTGTGGTACCAATTACTAATATCATTGATATAGTTTCACATACAATCCAGCCAGGTTGGCAAAAATTCAAGCCCGCGGAGATGAGGACATATGtaatggatgaagatggtCATTTGGACGAAACGGTAGAGTCTAGAGGGGCTAGAAGTACTGCTGTTTTGCAAAAGGTTAGCTTGAGTCTCACTAGCGCTTCTGATTGAATATATCTTCTCATTTAGAGGCTTTGTGCTAAATTTCAAGATAGGAAAACGTTAAAGAGTACCATTGGAAtttgtttgaaatattaatatggATCATGGGGCTGCTTCTATGTGGATTTAGAATCATCTTCAATGTTGTGAGGAAGAACAAATCAAGCAGACTGTATTTAGACTATTTAAATTCTCGGAATGGATATACTTGAACTACTTGAGCATGTTTGAGATTCTAATAACTCAATGTTAAAAGGATCATTTATTAGAATCCAAAGTCAATGGCAGTAAGAGTTGATTGAACACAATCAATgacaatatcaatctctcaGGATGATAAGGTTCATCAGAAAGAAAGTTTACCTACATCGAATGTCCTTGCAAGCGAAGCCCATCTAATCGACAGAATCGGTGTTTTCTGTTCTATTGATTCATTATTAACACAATATGCTCAAAGAAGTTAGATAGGCTAGCCCGCAAGACTTCTAAAAATATCGATTATCATCGAAAGAATGAACCTCTAAATATTTCAGCCAAGCGAACATTCAGATTATTCCCCCTCAAATTAAACGAGAATTCACTACCAAAACATGCTTCATCATTCAATCACCAAATAATGGCGCCGATTGAAATCATAAAAGTCGTCATAGAAGCACTACTTGGTATACAAGTCTGTAAacaagatttgaatttttttatttggtATATTGCAACCTAAAACTTGGATTTTACCCAAGCATCTTGTAGTAAACTCCTCGCTTTATATCATCAATATGTAGCGTGCTActaatatagatatttcaCGAATTCATGATTGTTTCAATAAAGACAAAACGGATTATCGAGAAACACAATATTATCGAGTATCCTCATGCTAGATTGATTTTACTTTAGATATCCTAGAAGATTGCACTATCCTAATATCTTATCCCATCCAAATACATGTGAAATTGTTTCTCATCTTACGAAATGATCTTCTTTCCATGTCTAGCATTCCACAATGGATCTTTCTCAACGTTCTCATCCCTCTTCTTCATAACCAGGGTATTTCTATCCTTCTTCCTGTTAACCACTGGTTTCTTCTCCTTAGTCTTCGAGTTTCTACTCAATACATCTCTCTTTTCATACGGTAAGCCAGCACCTGCAACGCAAGCGCCGCCGCCCCAAGCTGCTGTAGCAGCAGCCTCCCATACCTTCTCTACGTCTGTGATCATGGGTGCTGTCCAGTACAATCTGCAGTCTGCTTCTTCAACTACGTATTGAGCTGGAAGTCCATCGTCGACATTGTCCGGGAGAATGGCATCTCTCAGGTTGATTGATGTAGCGGTACTTCTTTCAATTGGGAAGGTTGTAAGACGGTTTAAAATGGCGATATCTTCAGGTGTTGCGTTTGGAGATGAGGCGGCAAATTGTGCATAAGAGTATATGCTATCGAAGGAAAGTACTTGTGCTCCTTTGATACCACCTACACCTTGAATAGCACCGCTCGAAGGTCGACCGCCAAAAGCGATGGATTTGACACCTGCTTGAACACGCATGAATTCGCTGAAAAGAGTACAGGTTGAGGCGCAGTAGCCGTCGTAGATCATGACGATATTTTCGGCGGCAAATGGTTGGGTCAAGTTACTTAACGATCCATATCCGGAGATCTCAATACCCATACCATATGTGGAGTTCACAGTAGTAAGAGGATCATCAAGGTTCCAGCGCATGAGGTTCGTGTAGTTATCACCCTTGTAAACATGAGGAGCGAACTTGTCCTCGAAGGTCAAGAATGGCTGATTAGTCAAATTGTAATCATATCGGTAATTGAACCAATTTTCATACTCGCTGATCAAGTCTGGAGAAGCTGTATTTGGGTCATCTTGCATGACGTTAGTTTCAAATGTGAAATTATCAAAGATCAATGGATTATCACTTACAATCTGCCGGGATATCTGCTGAAAATATCTTGGATATCGTATTGAACGTATCATGCTCTCTCATTCTACTAAATCCATCTTGAACAATGTGAGGAAAGAGTTGTCGAAATTCATCATAGCCTTGCAAGATGTAACCACCCCCATTTGCTTGTAAGTCGACGATCAATTTTGTCTTTCCATCTCGAACTGCATCTGCAAGGAAGGTTTGGGTGACGGCTTGGAATTCTGCAATTGACTCGGATTCGAATGCCAAAAGACTCAAGACTGCAACATCCTCGAAACCAGGCTCGCTTAGATAATATCCACCGACGATAGTGTCACTAGTAATGACAACAGGCGTTGGGTATCCAGTAGCTGTCACAGTAGCGGCTGGGGGCGCTGATGCAGTAGCTTCAGCGGATTCAGTGGTGGCTGGTACGCAAAACTTTTGGTAAAAAGAATTTCCATCAGTGACACCAGTGAAGTCTCCTTTCACATTGGCATAGTTCTCTGTAACTAAAGTTGTACCATTTTCGAAGCCGAAGGTAGTATTTGCGCCTGGATAAATGTATCGAATTCGACCACCAGATGCGAAATACCCCTTGGAAACACCTGGTGAGTATAGTTAGCATAATCAACGAAATGTAGCAGTTATATAATGCATGAGAAGAGCTATGCTTACCTCCTGCAACAAATGCTTTCTCGTAGAACATGGTATTGTATGCAGAATCTGCGTCTTGGTTGAAAGAGGCTTGAAAGATCCAATCTTCTACATACTTTACCGCATCAACACCGTTTATTTCTGTGACCTCAGAGGCTTCCGATGGTGCAGAAGTAATGTCCTCTAAATAACTGATTAGCACTGTTATTCTGATATAAGGTATCGTCCTCAAACTTACCATATAAGTAGATTTTGGGGACTTCGACTCCATCACTGCTGATAGACACCAAAGATCTCTGACGGCGCCACTCAAAAGCAGCTGTGAGAAGATCCGGATAGACTACAAAGTGACCATCGTGTGCCGGGGTAAAGACTTGATACAAATCTTGTTGAAATTCGTATTCATTTGCATACACGCCACCCTTCTcaagattggatttgatagAAGCAAGTTTGCCCAATGAATCGAATGGAGGATAGAAGTAATCTGCTGGTGGGTCCTTGAGATCCGCAAGATCTTCCAAAGTCAGCCAAAGAGTGTACTTTGAGAGCCTCCATTAAGAGTAGTCTAATTGAGAGCACAATTCTAGGGTACCTCTATTTAAGGAACATCtttacaaatataattgatgAAAGATGGCACATACCAGACTGCCATTCAACATATGGCTCTAATCCTGTTACATATTCGAGGGCTGCGGTGATGTTCAATGGTACTGAATTGAGACAGTCGTGGGCTAATTTAGCATCAACTGTGGGTGTAGCTAAAGGACAAAACAGTCAGtctcaatatcaatgaaATCTAGTGACACCACTCTGTCGTAGATTATGCTCAATCTATATAGGAGCTTCAAAAATAGATATGGACTTTTTTTGGAGATGTGAACTCTGTGTGTGTAGTCTGACCACCCGGTACACTTCTTCACTCTTGAGATTCACTTTTTCATGTATTTCCACATACCTGATGGGGTTGCGACTTTAGCAACTGATGCTAGACTACTAACAATCCCGCAAGCTGCGAGTGTAGGTGTACCTGTACCGGTAGCTATGCCAGTACCAGTTGCTGTACCAATAGCAATTGTTGAATTGTAGCCGTGTTCGTATCTATATGGACTCATTGCCATACTGCATGGCATTCCAGCCAGAACAGCAAGCAAGAGAGCCATATTTGAGGAAGgcattttgattgaagacCAAAAAGTGGCAAACCCAAAAATCACCTCGCAAAAGGTAACGGGCGAGacaagagagagaaacaagagaaagaaggcGAATTAGAAAATGAATCAGAGCATTGTCGTTGACATATATATTGACATATTTCTGATTGCCGCCAATTGGCCAAGAGCTTCTAAGTACCATATTGGCAGGTTCTACTCCCCAATGGGAATGCTTCATCTTCAGACCTGCTTCATTGGGTAAAGTGGGATGGTGCTGCATACTGCCACTACTTATCACGAATCTCGATAAACATGGATAACAGCATTCATTGGAGAGAAGCCTGGTAAAAGCTTCATTTCGCCATGCAATCCAAGCTTGATTGGTCCTGTGCCTGAATGATCTTCGACGTATCTCTTTGTCAAGCAGAAGACTGCTGCTGCTGATGAGGCCTATGAAGGAGCTTTAAGACCAAGGCGGTCAAAGCAGGTGGATTATGCAGTGCTAGATACGAAGTACATAATATTTGTACTACAGGGAATGAATTGCTATGACAATCGTGCGATACGATGAATGTTGTTGTGATGTTTGAGTCCGATGCATGGAGGAGGTACAAACCATACTCAGGCATACTTTCCGTTGGGAGGAGCAAAGTTTGTGCTTTGCTAGCTAGCTGCTAGTTTACCGTTACCGTTCCCGTTACCGTTGCCGGTACCATTGCCCCGAGAGCTGCTAATCATAAGCCACCAGACGTGGCGCTCAAACCGAAGCCTTACCATTTTAGGCCATTTTTGCTCACGTGGTATTTGATTGGATAGATAACCAAGATAAACTATAAATGACTATTTTGAtgctttttgtttctctCGATTATCCAATCTTTACTTTCCCAACCTTCTTTTTAACAGCGACCACAAAATATCAGAACGGACCGCCACGACGCTTTTGTTGCACTACAAGAGGCAATTCTGAATTGCCTTCATGGTCAAAACGTCTTAGTTTCATCTGACATCTCTCATGTCACGTCCCACACAAGATTCGTTGCCACCTCACTGTCACTGTCTGCTCAAGCAAACGCGCCACTTTTATATTCCAACCAAAATTCCAACACTTACACAAAGACTTTTCAAGCCGTTAATATCAGCCTATGCATTGGGAATATAAAGGCATGGGAGCTCTTACTCAAACTGAAGCTTTTGATGCCGACTGTATTTAGTCCTTCAGAGTTTCTGACCTGGACCACACCACTTTCTCTGTTCTAATCTTTCGGCGACGGTTATTTGAGAAGTCTCGTACGACCAGAGCTGCAATTGAATCCTGTCCCCGGGCTTATTCATATCGGTTGTAAATCCGTGTCCACCAGTATTTTCGGACCAGGTATCGTAGTCGCGGCCACCTCCCGAACAGTACCCACCAATACCCGATTTTTTGGTACAGAAATCGCAAGTaggaatttgaaaaatcGGGTCCGAATGTGAACCAGGAAAGCAATTGCTCTCTTCCGCAAGTTCGGCATTGGATGACTCCTCATGAAAGGTCAAGGAGTTTGCTTGGCTGTGGACCTTAGCCGGCGCCTTACCGCCGATGCCAATGGATTCGTCGACTGTACTTGAAACTCTGCTTGCGTTGTGGTTTTTGGCAACATGGCTGCTCTTGTGCACGATGGCCTTCTTTCTGTCGGTTGTCAATTAGTACCCAAGCAATATAATTGTGAACCTGTGCGAGGGTGGAAAGCTCACgacttcttcgtcatcttgaCCCTTGATAGAGTAAGTgttaattctctttctataaTGCTTACTTGTTGACACAGAGTGGGACAGTGTCATCTTCTTATCTTCTTAGAATATACTTCGAACTGCCAAGAACGAAGCTATCTGGAGATCGTCAGTTGGGAACCGGTGGGCAGCAACGATTCGATGACACAACCTATCTTTGAGGTGCAGAAATCCTGCAATGGCCACTCGGTCATTCTTGATAGTTTAAGACACTTGATAGCTATTGGGTCTGACACTAGTCCAGCTTCAAAATTAATGCAGACTCGAGTATTTGAACTCTACAGAACAAAGATTGTGTTAAAAGATTGGTCCACATACCGTGAGCGGCACCTGCCATTCAAGAACAATCCTATAGTTCTTGATTTTTAGTGGTCAAAGGTGGTATCTGTTGGACTAATGAGGCCGTATTGCATCCGACAGGTTCGATTTTGGAAGCTTCTGATCGAGTGGAGACCATCTTTATCCCAGGGTAACTCCAGTGCCGCATAATTGCAATCTTCTAGGAAGccttatttttattcaagcTGCAGATATCATGGTCTAAATGACCCAGAAATCTTTTCGCTATCGACGACTATGCCGCTAGCTCATGAAATTAACATGCAGGCTTCCGACAACACTTCATGAATTGACCGCCCTTCCTTGCCATCTCTGATTTTTGCGAATGGCTACCCAGCGTACCCCTTTCATGAACTTTTGAGACATTACTCGGGCAATGCCATCGTAATACAACCAAGATTATTGTGGAGAATGACAGTGAAATCTCTGTTTAGTCAATATGGGAATTCTTTTCTCGCTCCCCATTGCGGGAACGATTCCAGACAACGGATGGCTGCAGCCTCCTcatgttttgattttgggcGCTTTTGCAGCGGTGTTTCTCAGACAGGGCGCTGAAGGATTCGAAATCTCGGTGTGCATAATGCGCGCAGCATGCGTGGTTCTGAATTATATTTGCGCTGGCATGCGTGGGAATGCGTGTTTGCCTTTCAAACAATCACCCCATTTCTTACCATGCACATATCTTGGAAATTCTTGTTATTTTGAGATGAGAAAAGCGATTCAATTTGCCTATCCAGTGTTCTTACAACCACTGGGGTTTTGCAGTCTTATGTCAGGTGAACGCCAACAGAAAACCCAGCCATAGGGTAAACGGTTACATTAATTAGGGGTACCCAGAACAATGGCTACCTACGTACACTACCAAGACCGACGAGGAAAGTTTCAAGTTCACGCAGAGGCCGTGGTCGAAATCAATGTGcagaatttatattaatttttagcACCACATGACGAGAGATGTGCATCAAAATTTCTTTGCGTTCCAATTTGGGTATTCTATCCGTTGACTTGGTCGGTCTTCTTACCGCCCCAGGATGCAAAGGTTTGTATTACCATACCGAAAAATCCTCTTGAGCACACATCTCAACGCAAGGGGTTTCCCGGTGCCAACTTGATGTTGCCCAACTGTCCTCTTACTCCTAAAAGTGCCACACAAAATAATGCACCTCGTCCTGTCTCGCAGTTCCGTAGAATTTTGACACCGTCACCCTCGACAATGCCACCGGCGATTACCATGTGAATTGTGAATATGGGCATGTCCCGATGACTCGAAATAAATTCAAGTTGGGCTTATTCTCCTTCGTCGCTACctaatcttctttttttcaagaaCTTGACAATTACACGGCAGATTTCACTGTACGGAACCCTAAGGGTATGGTAAGACCAAGGGTTCACTCAGTGGGTTTTGAAAATGCAACCCCTGCAGATGTGCGACAATGAAGCTTGTATATCATTCGTAACTTCGCCAAAGTACCACTGCAGCGGTGGGGAAAAGGCTCCGTATAAACTCCGTTTGGTCATCTAGTAACAGTTGTTCCCGATTTGCAGATGATCGCAAATGACCAAATCTGACATGTCCTATCAAGCAAATACCCAACTCAATTTGCGGTATGAGTTGGTGGGATTTTGCATCATTCCCATGTTCCGTCTTTCTCTTGCTGGGATACATATGTAAATGGTTTGCTTCAGATGCAATTGAAATTGTCTTAGCATCGGACTAGAAGACTGATGACTTTGTCAACCCATTGTCTTGTCACTCCATCACGATCAACATTCAATACGGTATCATGCTATACGATACCACTGGTAGGACTGACTTTGGTAGGTAATAATGGTATTTCACCGTTTCCCGTCGCAAAAACATGAGATGGAAATAATGtgacatgatatgatatgatattcgATTAGTCAACCATCATGAGAGCGATATGTTTTTATGTTTGCCTCTGTGATGTGAGTATTGTTGACGTTGTCGTTGATGTCTGGACAATCTAGAAAAGAACCCTGCATTCTGGAGAAAAGCTAAGATGCGGGTACTAATCGACGGTAACGTCACCGGGAGGGCTGATATGGAAGGAAGCTGAAGCTTTGACCTGTGATTGTGGTACCTTCTCTCGAGCTACTCAGAATGCTTGCCGATAGGTGCATATAGGTATATAGCATTGATATATCAGTCATGGCCAGTAGACAATGGAATGCTATGAAAACAACGAAttggaaaaaggaaagaggatATCACATCAAGAGTTACTCTGAGCAAGACGAAAGGCCAACGCCATCAAATACCTATGGATAAATCATGATATCCAATATCTAGCTGTTTGTCATACGATTTCCCTgcccatgccatgccatccatccattgtCTAGAGCGACTAGGACGGACAGCCTAGCCAACCACGCCAACCAGCCCCAGCTGCTCTACCCTATTGCGGTTTACCCCACAACATTACATCAATCCAATCCTTACCTGCCCTCGGCCAATTCCTCTTTTATTTTCCTAAGCTATAAAACTATAGATATATCAATGGCTCCCGACTTAAACTCACTTCCTCCTTCACGATCATCAAATACTTCACCTACCATGTCCCGCACAGCTCCAAATCCAGGCGAGAGCCCCGCACATATGAATGTACGAGCTCAAAGTCCTTCTCCATCGCCACGCTCTGCATCCACGTCGCTCcaagctgctgctgcagTTAACGCGGGCCtccaacaagaagaaaatacaCGACGTatgttccttttctttttttctcctttgACTCGCTACAATTGTACGGTCAATACAAACGACGGCTAATCTTAAATGTAGGTGGTTCTACAAGCCGGCATCGACAAGCTTCGACAGCTTCACACTCAGGCAGAAGACGATCAACAGTTCTGAATGCTTTACAAATGAATGATCCAACCTTACCACCTCAAGGGGAAATCGTGAGCGAAAGTCAAAATCGTACAGCCAGCCCGATGTCACTCACAGGGTCACCTATCACTGCAAGTGGTGATCATCGACATTATCGCGCACCTAGTCTTGGCGAAATTCATCAGGAATTggaacaagaacaagaagctcAAGTGGTAAGTTGCTATTCTATCAGAAGATTTTCCGAATTTTCAGCTCAACAATtgatctctctttcttccagaATCGCCTTTTGCATATGATTCGAactcaacaacaacaactccAGCAATTACAAGCTGCTAGTGGTCAAGTGGCAGGATCTGTTGCCATAGAGGAATCTACTCCAACATCTGAGCGATCCCTATCATTTTCGACTCAAAATATCCCTCCAAATGTCACGTCGGCAGTCCAGGCTCCCCGATCACCCGTTACTGCAATGCATCCTCGAACTTCCTTCGATGTTGCACGAGAAAATCTGAGCCGGCGATCCAGAACACCAAGTCGAACTGCATCTCCTAGGTTAAGATCTACATCTATAAGCAATGAAGGGGGAGACTCATGGAATTTGGGTGGTCGTGATGAAAGTGCATATTATCAAGCCGAAACCCAGACAATGATTCGAGAGAATCAAATGTTGCGTCAAAGAATTCGAGAATTGGGCAAGTCAAATTCcatcaatttttttcttaACATCTCTTCATACTAACTAATAATGATTAGAGCGGCAAGTTAGTGAACAGCATGTAAATTCCTCGATAACACACGAACCTGCCACGAGCTCCCATCTAACATCTTCCACCTCTCTTCCTGAAGAAGCAACACCGCTTGTTGCTCCGACAGAGGAGCCGAAACAAGATTGACACGATGCAAACACTCAGAGACTTTCTTTATGTATGGGAAATACTGGGGGCTAGAGGCGTAATAAATGATTCCACGGATCAAGTGTATCCAGATTGTAAACTTTACAGAATTTTGGCGTTGGTGTGTTTGCTACAACGGTTATTGCTGGGCAGTGATGGAGCTACCTACGAGTCCAAAGGCGCGTGTGAGAAGGTTTCTCATTCCTAGAATCAAGATTTAACCACAACTCAACCCgtaatgaattatattctttcaGGTCTTTAGGATTCCATTCAGATGAAGATAGTGATAGCCTTGTCTTTGAGCCTTGTGAACCCCTGCATTTGCACGGAAGCTCCCCGCACTCGTGCCATTGCATCATACACAATCTTACGCAACGACAAGCTATTGAATCCTTATGATCTAACAGCTTGAATTTGGGCTTATtgatcgaaaaaaaaaagaagaaacctTGTGAACATGTTTCGCAACTCCATTCGAGGTCAACGAGCCTCAAAATTTATGCAGCGACGATGTTTCACAAGTACTATCTCACGACAGGCTGATTTTACACATGCTGTATATCCCCTTCCATAGTACCACCGACATGTTCTTGCAATTGAATGCTAATATACCAAGGTTATCGGCGGAGGTGCAGTAGGCCTTGCAATTGCGAGACAGTTGGCAGGTAGAGATGGGACAAGCACATTACTTCTCGAGCGAAATAGTGCCGTGGGAATGGAAACCAGTTCGAGGAATTCTGAAGTCAGTATCTCTCATTTAATATCTCTTCTATATTGTTAATGCACTAGAATATATGTCGAGATATTCACGTCAACACTTACAATCAGCTGATAACTTTGCCATAAGGTCATCCACGCTGGTCTTTATTATGGCGCCGATTCCCTCAAAACCAAAGTATGCATTCGGGGTCGTCAGATGCTCTATGCCCTCTGCGCCCAATACAACATCCCCCACAAAAACATGGGCAAATGGATCGTAGCCCAAACAGACCAACAATATGAAGAACTTGTCAAAGTCCACGAGTTCAGCAAAACGCTCGAGAATGTCCCGACGCATTTCGTATCGTTGAAACAGGCGGCCATTGAAGAACCATATGTGCGCGCGCAAACGGGGATTCTCGCAAGTCCTTCGACGGGAATCGTAGACTCGCATGCGTATATGCAATTTCTGCATGGGGATTTCGAGGAACGCGGTGGGGATACCGCGTTGAATAGTAATGTGGTTGCCATTACTCCATTAGGGAATAAGGGGAGTCTGGGCTGGGAAATCCTCGTGCGGGATAAAGCGAGCGGGCAAGAAAATACATTCACCGCGGAAAGCATTGTCAATTCCGCCGGCTTGGGAGCTTGCGATGTGAATAACATGATTGTGTCTCCTGATCAACATCTCACGCAGTATTACGCAAAGGGGAATTATTTCTCCTATTCGCCCAGCACGCCCAGCACCAAACATCTTATCTATCCGGCGCCGGAGCCGGGGCTCGGAGGCCTGGGCACGCATCTCACGCTGGATATCGCGGGACGTATTCGCTTTGGACCGGATGTGGAGTGGGTTGATAGCGCGGAGGATTTGGCGGTGAATAGCTCGCGCTTGCCGCAGGCGATCGAGCAGATTCGACGATTTTTGCCGGATGTGAAGATTGAGGGGATTCAACCGGATTACGCGGGCATTCGACCGAAGTTGGCGAGGGGCGGGGCGGTGGGGAGTGGGAAGGGGTTTCAGGATTTTGTGGTTAGGGATATGGCGGGGGAGGGCTGGAGTGGGTGGGTGAATTTGTTGGGTATTGAGAGTCCGGGGTTGACGAGCAGTTTGGCGATTgcggaggtggtggagggggGGTTGTATAGGTGAAAtatggggggggggataatgaattataattatgatTGATAGTATAATAGTATATATGAT
Proteins encoded in this window:
- the Bcdao12 gene encoding Bcdao12; this translates as MFRNSIRGQRASKFMQRRCFTSTISRQADFTHAVIGGGAVGLAIARQLAGRDGTSTLLLERNSAVGMETSSRNSEVIHAGLYYGADSLKTKVCIRGRQMLYALCAQYNIPHKNMGKWIVAQTDQQYEELVKVHEFSKTLENVPTHFVSLKQAAIEEPYVRAQTGILASPSTGIVDSHAYMQFLHGDFEERGGDTALNSNVVAITPLGNKGSLGWEILVRDKASGQENTFTAESIVNSAGLGACDVNNMIVSPDQHLTQYYAKGNYFSYSPSTPSTKHLIYPAPEPGLGGLGTHLTLDIAGRIRFGPDVEWVDSAEDLAVNSSRLPQAIEQIRRFLPDVKIEGIQPDYAGIRPKLARGGAVGSGKGFQDFVVRDMAGEGWSGWVNLLGIESPGLTSSLAIAEVVEGGLYR